A genomic window from Aythya fuligula isolate bAytFul2 chromosome 15, bAytFul2.pri, whole genome shotgun sequence includes:
- the METTL22 gene encoding methyltransferase-like protein 22: MGDVTEKEMDSLTFKSDTVLSDVHIHCPNKRHLMVRLNAVGQPVFLSYFKLLWNTDDSASEKSGREATAEREHQYSSGDELCDKDRNNLKNERESNTEGLEALLDDDGDLEVVRRPRSTSDLEAEDLSRDRVYPVILMKGKEDAFEDEEQECTCTDVVKIEHTMATPLEDVGKQVWRAAFLLADYVLFKRDMFRCCTVLELGAGTGVTSIIMGTVASRVYCTDVGDDLLAMCEQNVALNKHLMEPGGGEIKVKELDWLKDEFCTDPEALFSWSEEEIADLHDHCTVIMAADVFYDDDLTDALFRTLYRITHNLKKSCTVFLAIEKRLNFTLRHMDITCEAYSHFRNTLNDLENLQDGKMKYIVEPIKPDFCQFLSYERIEQLELWKIIADQLT; the protein is encoded by the exons ATGGGAGATGTGACAGAGAAGGAGATGGATAGCCTCACGTTCAAAAGTGACACTGTGCTTTCTGACGTTCACATACACTGTCCGAACAAGAGACATCTCATGGTACGGTTGAATGCAGTTGGACAACCAG TATTCCTGTCGTATTTCAAACTCCTTTGGAACACAGATGATTCAGCATCTGAGAAATCTGGAAGAGAAGCTACAGCTGAAAGGGAACACCAGTACAGCAGTGGAGATGAACTGTGTGACAAGGACAGGAATAATctaaaaaatgaaagggaatCGAATACTGAAGGACTAGAAGCTCTGCTGGATGATGATGGAGACTTGGAAGTGGTCAGAAGACCTCGAAGCACTTCTGATTTAGAGGCGGAGGATCTTTCAAGGGATAGGGTATATCCTGTAATTCtgatgaaagggaaagaagatgcTTTTGAAGACGAAGAACAAGAATGCACTTGCACTGATGTTGTTAAAATAG AGCATACTATGGCAACCCCCTTAGAAGATGTTGGAAAACAA GTCTGGCgtgcagcttttcttcttgctgacTACGTTCTGTTTAAACGGGACATGTTCAGGTGTTGCACAGTACTAGAGCTTGGAGCTGGCACTGGAGTTACAAGCATTATCATGGGAACAGTTGCCAGCAGAGTTTATTGCACAG ATGTTGGTGACGATCTTCTGGCCATGTGTGAACAAAATGTTGcattaaacaaacatttgaTGGAGCCAGGAG GAGGAGAAATTAAAGTAAAGGAACTTGACTGGCTGAAAGATGAATTCTGCACTG ATCCGGAAGCTCTTTTTAGCTGGTCTGAAGAAGAGATTGCTGATTTGCATGACCACTGCACTGTGATAATGGCAGCTGATG TGTTCTATGATGATGACCTGACAGATGCCTTGTTCAGAACGCTGTATAGAATCACACACAACTTGAAAAAATCTTGCACAGTTTTCCTAGCAATAGAAAAGAG ACTGAACTTCACTTTAAGACATATGGATATTACATGCGAAGCCTACAGCCACTTTAGAAATACTCTAAATGATCTGGAGAATCTCCAggatggaaaaatgaaatatattgtGGAGCCCATTAAGCCTGATTTCTGCCAGTTTCTCAGTTATGAACGGATCGAGCAGTTG GAATTGTGGAAGATTATTGCTGATCAGCTAACGTGA